In a single window of the Pseudopipra pipra isolate bDixPip1 chromosome Z, bDixPip1.hap1, whole genome shotgun sequence genome:
- the HINT1 gene encoding adenosine 5'-monophosphoramidase HINT1 — protein sequence MADEISKAQAARPGGDTIFGKIIRKEIPANIIYEDEQCLAFHDISPQAPTHFLVIPKKPIVRLSEAEDSDESLLGHLMIVGKKCAANLGLTNGFRMVVNEGPEGGQSVYHVHLHVLGGRQLGWPPG from the exons ATGGCGGACGAGATCAGCAAAGCGCaggcggcgcggcccggcggggACACCATCTTCGGGAAGATCATCCGCAAGGAGATCCCCGCCAACATCATCTACGAGGACGAGCAG TGCCTCGCATTCCATGATATTTCACCTCAAGCTCCAACACATTTCCTAGTGATTCCTAAGAAGCCAATTGTCAGATTGTCTGAAGCAGAAGACTCTGATGAATCT cttCTTGGGCATTTAATGATTGTTGGCAAGAAGTGTGCTGCTAACCTGGGCCTGACCAATGGATTCCGGATGGTTGTGAATGAAGGGCCTGAGGGTGGGCAGTCTGTCTATCACGTACACCTCCATGTTCTGGGCGGCCGTCAGTTGGGCTGGCCTCCTGGCTAA
- the LYRM7 gene encoding complex III assembly factor LYRM7 — MGSRGQVLKLFKLLHRTRQEVFKNDTRALEAARQKINEEFRNNKDETSEEKINELLKIASDVEVILRTSVIQAVHTDSDKIVLIPRKDLLQDNTPYLDKPTKKQES, encoded by the exons ATGGGGAGCCGCGGGCAG GTTTTGAAGCTTTTTAAGTTGTTACACCGAACACGGcaagaagtttttaaaaatgataCCAGAGCCCTTGAAG CTGCAAGACAAAAGATAAATGAAGAATTCAGAAATAACAAAGACGAGACATCTGAGGAGAAGATAAATGAG CTTCTGAAAATAGCTTCAGATGTTGAAGTGATTCTCAGAACTTCCGTTATTCAGGCAGTTCATACAGATTCTGACAAAATAG TGCTCATACCCAGGAAAGATCTTCTACAAGACAACACTCCTTACTTAGataaaccaacaaaaaagcAAGAATCCTGA